CGGCCTGTACTGGTTCGGCTATGGCGACACTTGGCAGAAGGCGGTGCCAGGCCAAGGCAATACCTACTACAACCCGAGCAAGCCGACGCTGATCTATATCCACGGCTGGCAGAACGGCACCACCTCGCGCAAGGATCGCGAGACCTTCAACCGCGAAGGTGCCGGCGGCCCGGCCCTGGATCTGGCCGATGCCTGGCTGCGCGCCGGCTACAACGTCGGCGTGCTGTACTGGAACCAGTTCGCCGACGAGGGCGAAGTCACCGATGCCGAGGCCAAGATCTGGAGCGCCAGCGGCCCGCGCGCCATGCGCTGGCGCAACGCCAGTGGGGTGTATGCCAGCGGCCCGGCCCAATCGGTTGGCGACCTGCTGTTCAAGAGTTACAAGGACAACCTGGCCGGCTACAGCGGCAGCAATATCCGCATCCTCGGCCACTCCCTGGGCAACCAGGCGGCCATCGTGCTGAGCAAGAAGATCAGCGATGCGGTCAGCGCTGGCACCCTCAACAGCAAACTGCTGCCCAAACGCGTGGCTCTGCTCGATCCGTTCTACTCCAACAACGCCAAGAGCTGGCTCGGCAACCAGTGGACGGGGGCGGTGTGCCGCAGCTACGTCAGCGAGCTGAAGGGCAAGGGCGTGATCTTCGAGGCCTACCGCAGCTCGGCGGTTACCACCACCGTGTTCGTCGGTGATGAAAACCCCGACCTGATGAAGATGACCGCCTTTACAGAGCTCAAGCCCTGGTACTTCAACGCCACGCAGATCACCGAGAAGCACAACTCGGCGGTCTGGCACTACCTGTGGTCGTTCAGCTTCAACCCGCCGCTGATCACCGGCACCAGCAACCAGGCCGCCTCGGCCAAGACTGCCGACAGCCGCATCGCCACCCTGATGAGCGGTACGCAGAAGCTGGTGCATGACCAGGGTGCCTATACCAAGGAACCCTCGGACGATAACTTCAAGCTACAAGCCCGCTAGTAACTGACCGCAGCCTGATCCAGGGCAATCAGCTCTGCGGTTTGCCGAAATCCCCGTGCCGGCCCGCTCCCGCGCGAAAGCGCTGGGCACCGGCATGGGTCTCCCCGCTCTCCACCACCGCCAAGCCGCCGCGAAACTCCGCCCGCAGCGCCGCATCCAGCGGCAGCTCCCACTGCCCGTAGACGCTGGCGCGGTCGGTAAGCATGCACAGCTGCGGGAATGCCGAGATCTGCGCCGCCAGTTGCTCGGCCACCGCCCGCGCGCTGCCAGTGGCCACCACGCGATTGACCAGGCCCATCTGCAAGGCCTCCTCGGCCGCCACTGCGCGCCCGGTGAGGATCAGATCCAGCGCCCGGCCCTGGCCGACGATACGCGGCAGGCGCACCGTGCCGCCATCTATCAGCGGCACGCCGAAGCGCCGGCAGAACACCCCGAGCAAGGCATCCGCCGCCATCACCCGCAGGTCGGCGAGCAACGCCAGCTCCAGGCCGCCGGCCACCGCGTGGCCCTCGATGGCGGCGATCAGCGGCTTGCTCAGCAGCATGCGGCTCGGCCCCATGGGCGCATCGCCGCCTTCCTGCAGGCGGTTGCTGCGCGCGCCGCCTTCGGCCACGGCAGCCAGGTCGGCACCGGCGCAGAAGCAGCCGCCGGCGCCGGTGAGCACCGCCACCCGCGCCGACTCATCACGCTCGAACTCGCGCAGGGCGGCGGCCAGTGCATCGGCGGTCGGCCGGTCGACGGCGTTGCGTACCTCGGGGCGATTGAGGATCAGGGTGGTGACCGCAGCATTCTTCTCGACCAGCAGGCTCATGGCGCTGTCTCCGCGACGGGGATGGGCGGCAGCCTGCCACGCGGCCATGAAAAAGGCCGGCATCGCTGCCGGCCTTCACCATAGTTGCCTGCGCCGGGGAAATCAGCCCGCTGGCCGAATTCCCCCGCGCCCTGGCGCAATCAGCGCGCGTGTTTCTGCAGGTTGGCCATCATCTCGCGCAGGGCGGTGACGTTGTCGTCCGGGTGCACCGCCCCCTCGAAGTCGCCGATCTGCTTCCAGCTGGCGGCCACGTCGTCCGGGCTGAAACCGGCCTGCGGGTCGAAACCGGCACCCAGGCTGCGCTCCCAGCGCACCTTGCCGATCCAGCCACCGCCCACTTCGTAGAGGCCGCCGGTGTCCTTGCACTGCTCGCTGCCAAGGTACACCACCAGCGGGCTGACCAGCTCCGGCTTGAGCTGCTCGAACACCTGCGGCGGGATCAGGCCTTCGGTCATGCGCGTGCCGCCGGTGGGGGCGATGGCGTTGACCAGCACGTTGTTCTTGCGCCCCTCGATGGCCAGAGTACGGGTCAGGCCGTACAGGCCGAGCTTGGCCATGCCGTAGTTGGACTGGCCGAAGTTGCCGTAGATGCCCGAGGTGGACGCAGTGAAGATCACCCGGCCGAAGTTCTGCTCGCGCAGGTGCGGCCAGGCGGCGTGGGTCACCTTGTAGGCGCCCTCGACGTGCACCTTGTAGACCAGATCCCAGTCGGCGTCTTCCATCTTGACGAAGGACTTGTCGCGCAGGATGCCGGCGTTGTTGACCACCACGTCGACGCGACCGAAGGCGTCCAGGGCGTTCTGCACGATCTTGCCGCCGTCGGTCACCGAGTCATGGTTGGCCACAGCGGTGCCGCCAGCGGCACGAATTTCCGCAACCACCTTGTCTGCCGCCGAGGCATTGGCACCTTCGCCATGGGCGCTGCCGCCCAGATCGTTGACCACCACGCGCGCGCCGTGTTTGGCGAACAGCAGGGCATGGGCACGGCCGAGACCGCCGCCGGCGCCGGTGACGATCACCACTTTGTCTTCGAAACGAACGGCATCACTCATGAACATGCTCCCTCGGCAGCGTGGAAAAGAGCCCGAGTGTCCGGCATGCGCCGGCACTCGACAATCATCTTCCGCACGACTGAATGGTTGCCGATAAGGCAGCAGGATGATCCCGCACGCAGAAGATCAGGCAGGCTGATTGGCTTCGCCGATCAGACTCAGGTGGTTGTACAGGTGCAGCACATGGGCCTGGGCATATTCCGCATGACTGAGGGCGCCATAGGCGAAGTGCGGCTGTAGCTCGCCGGTGTGCGCGGCGAAACGGGCGAAGGCGGCCTGCAGGCGCGCCAGGGCAGCAGCGGTAGTGGCCGGCTCGAGCAGCGGGCCGGCGCCAGGAATGGCCTCGTGCAGTGGGTGACGCATGGCGCCACGGGCACTGAACACGCTGAAGGCCAGCGGCCCGATACTGTGGCGGAACCAGTTCGGCTTCAGTTCGGGGTAACCATCAATCGAGAAGTCGATGCTCTGCGCGCAGTGGTTGAACACCTCGCTCGGGCTCCAGCCCTGGCGGCTGACCAGCTCACGCCCGGCCAGGCCGGCCAGGGTCTGCTGCGCCCCTTCCAGGCTCAGTGCAGCGGGTGCCGCCCCCGTCGGCAAGGCCCAGAAGCCGGCCCCCAGCACTGCCACGCCGCCTACTGCGGCTCCCTTCAAGACGGTACGTCGCTGCATGTTTTGGCCTCCAGCCGGTCACGGAATTGCAGGTAGTGTTCGAGCACCTCTGCGGGTGCCTCGGTCTGCGGATAGTGGCCTATGGCTGCCAGCAAAACCGTGTCCGGGCTCTCGATCAGCTCGCGATAGCGCGCCACCATGTGCGCCCCGGAAATCGGGTCGAGGGCACCGTCGATCACCCGCATGGGCAGCGCCGTTTTCTGCATCGCCGTCACCCAGCGTTCGCGGTTGACCCGGCGATCGAGGATGTAGCGGATCAGCCGGTGCATCACCGCCGGCCCGTCGTTATGCGTGATCAGCGCCCAGAAGGCATCCAGCTCGGCCTCGCTGGGTGGCGTCTGCGGGCCGAATACCTGGGTCAGGTTGGCCTTCAGCTTGGCCCGCGAGAACAGTTTGCCGAGCAGCGGCCCCAGTGGGCTGAGCAGCAGCTTCTGGGTCAGCACCGGGCGGTGGGTTTCGGGGAACAGGCCGCCATTGAGGAACACGCAGCTGGCCAGTTGCAGCCGCCCGCCCTGATGGCGGGCGACCAGCTCCTGGGCCACGCTGTCGCCATAGTCATGGGCCAGTACATGCACCGCCCCGGCTATGTTCAGGTGCACCAGCAGCGCCTGCTGCAGGTCGGCCTGCTCCAGCAGGCTGTAGTCATGCCCGCGCGGCTTGGCCGAATAGCCGAAACCGAGCATGTCGCAGGCGATCACCCGGTACTTGGCCGCCAGCGGCTGCCACAGGTAGTGCCAGTCCCAGCTGGCCGTGGGGAAACCGTGGATCAGCAACAGCGGCTCGGCATCCACCGGCCCCGCCACCCAGTAACGAATGGCGTGGCCCTTGAAGCTGAACCCCTGCCCCTGCGCCCGCCACTCATCCAGGGCAATGCCTGGCAGCGCCGTCACTCGGCGTAACCCGGCATCTGCATATCGAGCTTGCGCAGCAGCGCCGGCCACGGCAGCGAACCGCCCATGCCCTGCGGGCTGCGCATCACCCCGGCGATCATCGCCCGGGCGCCGTCGAGAATCTGCTGCGGAATGTGGATCAGCTCGCCGCCACCGCTCTGCGCCATGATCTGCGCCTCGCAGGCACGCTGCAGGGTGAACATGCCGAGGAAGGCGTCGGCGATGCTGCCGAAAGCGGTGAGCAGGCCGTGGTTGGGCAGGATCATGAAGTTCTTGTCGCCCAGATCGGCCTGCAGACGGGCCTTCTCGTCGTGGTTCAGGGCCACGCCTTCGTAGCCGTGGTAGGCCAGGCTGGCCAGCACGAACAGCGACTGCTGCGACAGCGGCAGCAGGCCATTTTTCTGCGCGGATACGGCGATGCCGGCGGCGGTGTGGATGTGCAGCACGCAGGCCACGTCGTGGCGCACCTCGTGCACGGCACTGTGGATGGTGTAGCCGGCCGGGTTGATGTCGAACGGGCTGTCCATCAGTTTGTTGCCGGCCAGGTCGATCTTCACCAGGCTCGAGGCGGTGATCTCGTGGAACATCAGGCCGTAGGGGTTGATCAGGAACTCTTCGGTGCCGGGGATCTTCGCCGAGATATGGGTGAAGATCAGGTCGTCCCAGCCGTACAGGGCGATCAGCCGGTAGCAGGCGGCCAGATCGACGCGGGTCTGCCATTCGGCAGCGGAGACCTGGTTCTTCACATTGGGCAAGCTGAGCGGAGCGTTCACGGCGGGTACCTCGGCACTTGTTGTTGTGCCAAGGAGTCTAGCGAGCGACGCCCCCCGCACCAGTCGCCTTGCAGGCCAGCGCAGTGGCCTTGCGGGTCACTGTGCACTCATCTGGCGCCGCGGCGCAGGCCTGGCTGGATCTGCTCGACGAGCACGCCACTCACAGCAGCTCGGGATAGGTGCCTGCCAGTAGCGGCCAGCGCGCCTGCTCGGCCGGGTCATCGGCCAGCAGGCGGAAGTTCTCGAAGCGAAACTCCGGCGCCACCGTGCAGCCCACCAGGGTGAACTCGCCGAGGCTGCGTGCCGCCTGCCAGGCCTGGGCCGGCACCACCCGCTGCGGCAACTGCTCGGCCGCCACCGGGCCGAGTCGCTCACAGCGCACGGCATCCGCCGTATCCCCGACCAACAGCTGCAGCGGCGCGCCTTCGTGGTAATGCCACAGCTCGTCGGCATCCACCCGGTGCCAGCGACTCACCGCGCCGCCCGGCAGGAGGAACAGGATGGCGCTGGACGCAGCACGGCCCGCGGCATCGCGCTGGGCCGAGGTGAACAGGCGCCGGTAATAGCCGCCCTCGGGATGGGCAACCAGCTGCAGCTCGCGGATCAGCTCGACGGCGCGCGGGTGCATCAGCTTTTCAATGCCTCGGCCAGCTCATTCAGCCAGGGCATGGCGTCGTCTTCCGGGGTCACCGATTCGCTGGCGTCCAGGCGCAGCATCGGCAGCACCTCGCGCACACCCAGCTCCAGCAGCAGCTCGCGCATCTGCTCGCCACCGCCGCAGAACACGTCGTAGCTGGAATCCCCCAGGGCCAGTACCGCGCCCGGCAGGCCGGCCCAGGCCGGGAAGCGGTCGCGCAGGGTGAAATACAGCTCCTGCAGGTTGCCCGGCAGCTCGCCCATGCCGGTGGTCGAGGTCACCACCAGCACCGCCTCGGGGGCAAAGGCCAGCACCTCGTCGAACTTCACCCCGGCCTTGTGCCAGGGCTCGAAACCGGCGCCCTTGAGCACCTCGACGGCGCGCTGGGCAACCTCCTCGGCAGCACCGTAGACCGACCCGGAGAGAATGGCGACTTTCATGCAGGACTCCGCAACAGCTTGATAATGTCTCGCATTATGCCGCAAGTGGACGGTTTGCCGGGATGCCATAGAATGCGCCAAACACCTGGGGAATGTGCACCATGATCGACGCCAAACTGCTGCAACTGGTGGTAGATGCCTCCAACGACGGGATAGTCGTGGCCGAGCAGGAAGGCGAGGACAATATCCTGATCTACGCCAATGCCGCCTTCGAGCGCCTCACCGGCTACAGCAGCGACGACATCCTCTACCAGGATTGCCGCTTTCTGCAGGGCGACGACCGCAACCAGCTGGGCCTGGCAGCGATTCGCGAGGCGATTCGCAGCCAGAAGCCGTGCCGGCAGATCATCCGCAACTACCGCAAGGACGGCAGTGCGTTCTGGAACGAACTGTCGATCACCCCGGTGTTCAACGAGGGCGATCAGCTCACCTATTTCATCGGCATCCAGAAGAACGTCAGCGCCGAAATAGAGGCCAGGCAGCGGATTGTGGAACTTGAGGCCGAGGTCAGCCGTCTGAAGAGCGAACTCGCGGCATTACAGGCGCCCCGCTAGACCGAACGGTCACTGCGGCGGCGTGTTTATTGCTTGCGAATAACCATCCCCGCCCGTGGGAGGCGCCATGCCCGAGCACAACACCCTGTCCAGTGAAGAACTGGACTTCCTCCGCCAGGTGTTCAGCAGTCAGCTGATCGGCAACCCCCTGCAGCTGCCCGCCTTCAAGGTCGATGGTGGCCCCCAGGCCAATGCCCTGCTCGGCCGCCTGGGTCTGCACGCCCAGCTGAGCCTGGAAGCGCAACTGGGCAATTACCGCATGAGTTTCCCCCTGCAGCTGGTGGAAGACGAAATGCACAGCCTGCAGCTGGAACTGGGCGCCCCGAGCATTTTCGAGGAAGGCGCCGTGCGCCGCCCCTGGCGCCTGACGCTGCCCACCCCGCTGCCGCTGCTCGACGAACACGGCCAGGCCACCGCGCTGCGGGTACACGAGATATCCCCTGGCGGCCTGCTGGTCAGCAGCCAGACGCCCGGCACTCCGCTTCCCGAGCTGTTCAGCCTCTGGCTGCCCCTGCCGGGACGCGAGCCGATGCCGGTCAGCGGCCGCTGCATTCGCCGCACCAGCCCACAGCGCGCCGCCTATCGCCTGCTGCTGAACCACCGCGAGCACAGCGAACGCATTCGCCAGTACATCTTCGAACAGTATCGCCAGCGCCACCCGCAACTGCAGATCGCCGGCTGACTGTCATAGATCACTGTCACCTTTTAGATGAAGGCAGATAGACCCAGCCAATCGTGTTCATGCCTTCATTCAATTTAGCGATTACGGCCGATGCGGTTAGTATGCGCAGCATCAAGTTACCAACCCCCAACAGGAGTTTTCTCATGTCTCTGATCAACACCCAGGTTCAGCCGTTCAGCGCCAACGCTTTCCACAACGGCGAGTTCATCCAGGTTACCGAGCAGTCCCTGAAGGGCAAATGGTCGGTTCTGATCTTCATGCCGGCAGCCTTCACCTTCAACTGCCCGACCGAAATCGAAGACGCCGCCAACAACTACGCCGAGTTCCAGAAAGCTGGCGCCGAAGTGTACATCGTCACCACCGACACCCACTTCTCCCACAAGGTCTGGCACGAAACCTCGCCGGCCGTTGGCAAGGCTCAGTTCCCGCTGATCGGTGACCCGACCCACGCCCTGACCAACGCTTTCGGCGTGCACATCCCGGAAGAAGGCCTGGCCCTGCGCGGCACCTTCGTGATCAACCCGGAAGGCGTGATCAAGACCCTGGAAATCCACTCCAACGAAATCGCTCGCGACGTCTCCGAGACCCTGCGCAAGCTGAAAGCCGCTCAGTACACCGCCGCCAACCCGGGCCAAGTCTGCCCGGCCAAGTGGAAAGAAGGCGAGAAGACCCTGGCTCCGTCCCTGGATCTGGTTGGCAAGATCTAAAAACGGTCTGGAAACTACTGCGCGTCGCTGATGCGGCGTTGAAATCAGGCTCGGGCTGCTCATTTACAGCTCGTAAACTCCGCGCCCTCGCCTGATTTCGCCTTGCCTCAGCAACGCTCGCTACGTTTCCCGCTCCGTTTTACGCGCTGACAGGTCACACCCGATCTTGTAAGCGCGCCCGAACGCCCGGGCGCGATCCGCCCGGGCGTTTGTTTGTCCGCAATTCGTTGAAAAGGAACCCCGTCATGTTGGATGCCAGTCTTAAAACCCAGTTGCAGGCCTACCTCGAGAAGGTCACCCAGCCGTTCGAGATCGTCGCTTCCCTCGATGACGGCGAAAAGTCCCAGGAACTGCTCGGACTGCTGCAAGACATCGTCGGCCTGACCGACAAGATCAGCCTCAAGACCGATGGCAGCGATGCGCGCCGTCCGTCCTTCGCCCTGGTTCGCCCGGGCGCCGATATCGGCGTCAGCTTCGCCGGTATCCCCATGGGCCACGAGTTCACCTCGCTGGTGCTGGCCCTGCTGCAGGTCGGTGGCCACCCGTCCAAGCTGGATGCCGAGACCATCGCGCAGATCCAGGCCATCGAAGGCACCTTCGAGTTCGAGACCTACTTCTCGCTGTCCTGCCAGAACTGCCCGGACGTGGTGCAGGCGCTGAACCTGATGGCCGTGCTCAACCCCAACATCCGCAACGTCTCCATCGACGGCGCGCTGTTCCAGGAAGAAGTCGAGCGCCGCCAAATCATGGCCGTGCCGAGCATCTACCTGAATGGCGAAGTGTTCGCCTCGGGCCGCATGGAAGTGAAGGAAATCCTCGCCAAGATCGACACCAAGGCCGGTAGCCGCGATGCCGAGAAGATGAGCGCCAAGGAAGCCTTCGACGTACTGGTCATCGGGGGCGGCCCGGCCGGCGCCGCGGCGGCCATCTACGCCGCGCGCAAGGGCATCCGCACCGCCATCGCCGCCGAGCGCTTCGGTGGCCAGGTGCTGGACACCATGGCCATCGAGAACTTCATCTCGGTGAAGGAAACCGAAGGGCCGAAACTGGTGCGTGCCCTGGAAGAGCACGTCAAGGAATACGAAGTCGACATCATGAACCTGCAGCGTGCTTCCGCCCTGGTTCCGGCCAGCAGCGAAGGCGGCCTGCACGAGGTCAAGTTCGACAACGGCGCTTCGCTCAAGGCCAAGACCGTGATCCTCTCCACCGGCGCGCGCTGGCGCGAGATGGGCGTCCCCGGCGAGCAGGAATACAAGGCCAAGGGCGTGTGCTTCTGCCCGCACTGCGACGGCCCGCTGTTCAAGGGCAAACGCGTGGCGGTGATCGGCGGCGGCAACTCCGGCGTCGAAGCGGCCATCGACCTGGCCGGCCTGGTCAGCCATGTGACTCTGCTGGAGTTCGCCGACACCCTGCGTGCCGACGCCGTGCTGCAGAAGAAGCTGTACAGCCTGGCCAACGTCACCGTGATCAAGAGCGCGCAGACCACCGAGGTCAAGGGCGACGGGCAGAAAGTCACCGGCCTGGTGTACAAGGATCGCACCAGCGACGCCGTACACACGGTCGAGCTGGAAGGCATCTTCGTGCAGATCGGCCTGCTGCCCAACAGCGACTGGCTGAAAGGCACAGTCGAACTGAGCCGCTTCGGTGAGATCATCGTCGACGCCAAGGGCGCCACCAACATCCCCGGCGTGTTTGCCGCCGGCGACGTGACCACCGTGCCGTACAAGCAGATCGTCATCGCCATGGGCGAAGGTTCGAAGGCCTCGCTCTCCGCCTTCGACCATCTGATCCGCCACAGCTGATCAGCGCCGCAACGCCAAAGGGCCCCTCGGGGCCCTTTTTCATGGCTGGCGCAACGGGCACACTGTGCCCTCCTCCGCTGCCGGCTCGACCATGAACCCCGAAGACCTCCTCCTGCTGGTGACCCGTACCATGCCGTTCGGCAAGTACAAGGATCGCCTGCTCGCCGACCTGCCCGGCCACTACCTCAACTGGTTCGCCCGCGAGGGTTTCCCCAAGGGCGAGATCGGCCGCCTGCTGGCCCTGATGCAGGAGATCGACCACAACGGCCTCAAGCCGCTGCTCGACCCGCTGCGCCAGCGCCAGCCGCGCCAATGACACGGCATTCCCCTGGGCAATAACGCCCGCTCGCGCTTCATCCGGCTCCTGCGGGCGATTAGGGTTAAGGCCTTCCCAACCTGCCCGAGGACTCCTTCATGCACTCCTACTTCAGCCTGCAGGGCCGCACCGCCCTGGTTACCGGCGGCACCCGCGGCATCGGCCGGATGATCGCCCAGGGCTTCCTCGAAGCCGGCGCGCGGGTGTTCATCTGTGCCCGTGACGGCGCCGCCTGCATCCAGACCGCCGAGGAACTGTCGGTGTATGGCGAGTGCATCGGCCTGGCCGCCGACCTGTCCAGCGAGGAAGGCGCCAAGGCCCTGGCCGCCGAACTGGGCAGCCGTCTGCAGCAGCTGGATATCCTGGTCAACAACGCCGGCACCACCTGGGGCGCACCGCTGGAAAGCTACCCGGTGAAAGGCTGGGAAAAGGTCATGCAGCTCAACGTCACCTCGGTATTCAGCTGCATCCAGCAACTGCTGCCGCTACTGCGCAAGGCCGGCAACGCGCAGAGCCCGGCGCGGGTGATCAACATCGGCTCGGTGGCCGGCATCAGCTCGTTCGGCGAACAGGCCTACGCCTACGGCCCGAGCAAGGCGGCGCTGCACCAGCTGTCGCGCCTGCTGGCCCGCGAGCTGGTCGGCGAGCACATCAACGTCAACGTGATCGCCCCCGGGCGCTTCCCGAGCAAGATGACCAAGCACATCGCCCAGGACGAAGCGGCCATGGCCGAGGACGTCGCGCATATCCCCATGCAGCGCTGGGGCCGCGAGGAAGAAATGGCCGCACTGGCGATCAGCCTGGCCAGTGCCGCAGGCGCCTACATGACCGGCAACATCATCCCCATCGACGGTGGCTTCAGCCTGTAACGTCCACGCGCCAGGCCCTGCTGCCACGCGACAACTGACCGCAGCCGGCGTCTGGCCGGCCGCGCTACAGTGAGGGCATCAGGGCTACTCAGGACGAGACGCATGGACAGTGAAAGGGCAAGCCTGGCCACAGGCTATGCACGGATCCGCCAGGAAGCGACGGTACTGGCGGGCAAGCTCGGCGACCTTGGCCAGCGCGCCTCGGTCTACCACCACCTGTACGAAGACTCCGGCGGGCGCAACGTCTTCCCGCTGATCGCCGCCCACGGCGCCTTGTGGGGCGCCGGCTACTTCGCCCTGGGGATGAAGGTCGGCGCCCTGCTCTCCGCCCAGTACCTGCTGCAACCGGCCCTGCGCCGGGAGAAAATGCGCCAGCTGCACGCCTTCGCCGACGCCTTCCGCGACATCAACCGGCGCGTGTGCATCGAGGCCTACTGCGCCTATCACCTCAGCAAGCAATTCGGCCATCTGGCGGAGATCGACCAGTACGTGCCGCCGCGCCTGCTGGCCGCGCTGAACGCCTGCCACCAGACCCAGGCCGAGCAGCGGACACTGCCCGCCGAACAACGCCGGGCGCTGTTCGAGGCGTTCTTTCTGTGGGAGCAGGAAGCCATAGTCGGGCCGGCCGTGGAGCAGGCCATCGCAGCCCTCGACTGGCCGCTGATCCGCCATGTGGCGCTGCGCCCGCGCATCGAGTTCGCCTACTTCAGCAGCAGCCGCAACATGAAGTTCAAGGACTTCGCCAGCACCGCCGAGCGCATCGACAAAGGCCTGCGCGCCTATGAGCTGGCCGAGCAGAGCGGGCTGCTGCAGGTGGAGGCGGCGCTGAGCCGCTACGGGGTATTGCCGGCGGCCTTCTTCAACGGCACGGCGGGCTACTTCGCCGAGCTCAAGGCCCGCCTGGCCGGCACTCAGTCGGCCGCCTGCTCCAGCTCGGCCTTGAGCGCCTCGTAGGCTGGCGCGGCGTAGATGCCGACGTCCACCGCCAGCTGCAGTACCCGCGGCAGGTCGCTGGTGTAGACGAGCACGCACTGCAGCTCGTCATCCAGCGGCTCGCTGATATCCACCAGCACGTAGCCGCCCTTCTCCTTGTACAGCGCCGAGAGCTGCACCTGGATGCGGTTGAGCGCCTTGAGCGGCTCGACCTTGGCCAGCTGCTTGGGCTTGATGTTGAAGGTCACGCTGGGGCCGAAGGAGTCGATGATCTGCGCCAGCAGGCTCTCGTAGTCGTCGGCCTGGAACAGCACGGTGTCCGGCAGGCTGCCGATCACCACCCACTCGCCCAGCGGAATGGGGAAATCGTCGTCGTAGTTGATGTCCGGGTTGGCCGCCAGGAAGGCCTGCGAGTCGGCGTAGGCCTGGGCCGCCTCGTCGGCGATACGGGCAATCTCCTCGTCGGTCATGCAGCCGGAGCTGATCAGGGTGATGAGTTCGAGGAGCTGGGCGTTCATGGGGCAATCCTGGACGGGCGAAACGGGCGCATAGGATAGCCTGCGCGGCGCGGCGCCGGGAGCCCGGCCTACTCGCCGTGCTCCACCTGCAGCTCGGTGAACTGCACCTCGCCGACTTCCGCCGCCCCGCCCTCGGCATCCTGCACATAGGCACCGGCCTTGAAGTACAACGGCACCGCGCGCCAGGCC
The window above is part of the Pseudomonas alcaligenes genome. Proteins encoded here:
- the ahpF gene encoding alkyl hydroperoxide reductase subunit F, coding for MLDASLKTQLQAYLEKVTQPFEIVASLDDGEKSQELLGLLQDIVGLTDKISLKTDGSDARRPSFALVRPGADIGVSFAGIPMGHEFTSLVLALLQVGGHPSKLDAETIAQIQAIEGTFEFETYFSLSCQNCPDVVQALNLMAVLNPNIRNVSIDGALFQEEVERRQIMAVPSIYLNGEVFASGRMEVKEILAKIDTKAGSRDAEKMSAKEAFDVLVIGGGPAGAAAAIYAARKGIRTAIAAERFGGQVLDTMAIENFISVKETEGPKLVRALEEHVKEYEVDIMNLQRASALVPASSEGGLHEVKFDNGASLKAKTVILSTGARWREMGVPGEQEYKAKGVCFCPHCDGPLFKGKRVAVIGGGNSGVEAAIDLAGLVSHVTLLEFADTLRADAVLQKKLYSLANVTVIKSAQTTEVKGDGQKVTGLVYKDRTSDAVHTVELEGIFVQIGLLPNSDWLKGTVELSRFGEIIVDAKGATNIPGVFAAGDVTTVPYKQIVIAMGEGSKASLSAFDHLIRHS
- a CDS encoding DUF3820 family protein, whose product is MNPEDLLLLVTRTMPFGKYKDRLLADLPGHYLNWFAREGFPKGEIGRLLALMQEIDHNGLKPLLDPLRQRQPRQ
- a CDS encoding SDR family oxidoreductase — protein: MHSYFSLQGRTALVTGGTRGIGRMIAQGFLEAGARVFICARDGAACIQTAEELSVYGECIGLAADLSSEEGAKALAAELGSRLQQLDILVNNAGTTWGAPLESYPVKGWEKVMQLNVTSVFSCIQQLLPLLRKAGNAQSPARVINIGSVAGISSFGEQAYAYGPSKAALHQLSRLLARELVGEHINVNVIAPGRFPSKMTKHIAQDEAAMAEDVAHIPMQRWGREEEMAALAISLASAAGAYMTGNIIPIDGGFSL